One window of Chryseobacterium indologenes genomic DNA carries:
- the htpG gene encoding molecular chaperone HtpG, with product MTKGNINVSVENIFPLIKKFLYSDHEIFLRELISNATDATLKLKHLTSIGEAKVEYGNPKLEVKIDKDQKTLRIIDQGIGMTGEEVEKYINQVAFSGAEEFLEKYKDSAKDSGIIGHFGLGFYSAFMVAEKVEILTKSYKDEPAVRWICDGSPEFTLEETTDKTDRGTEIILHIAEDSVEFLEEGKIRELLLKYNKFMPVPIKFGTKTHTLPLPEDAPEDAVAETEEVDNIINNPVPAWTIAPSELTNEDYMKFYHELYPMQFEEPLFNIHLNVDYPFNLTGVLFFPKLSNNLNIEKDKIQLYQNQVFVTDEVKGIVPDFLMLLRGVIDSPDIPLNVSRSYLQADGAVKKISSYITKKVADKMASLINENREDYEKKWNDIKIVIEYGIVTEEKFADKADKFTLYPTTDGKYFLWDELVEKIKPIQTDKDNKLVVLYATNADEQHSYIQSAKDKGYEVLLLDSPITPHVIQKLETSKENISFARVDADHVNNLIKKDEPAISKLSETEKESLKKNVEEAIQDSKFTVQLEDLDSNDAPFTITQPEFMRRMKEMQATGGGGMFGMGGFPEMYNLVVNSNSELSNQILKTENTEEKESLIKYALDLAKLSQNLLKGKDLTDFIQKSYKQLEK from the coding sequence ATGACTAAAGGAAATATTAATGTATCTGTGGAAAACATTTTCCCGCTTATCAAAAAATTTCTTTACAGTGACCACGAAATATTCTTAAGAGAATTGATCTCCAATGCAACGGATGCCACTTTAAAATTAAAACATTTAACCAGCATCGGAGAAGCGAAAGTGGAATATGGAAATCCGAAACTTGAAGTAAAGATTGACAAAGACCAGAAAACTTTACGCATTATCGACCAGGGTATTGGGATGACAGGTGAAGAAGTTGAAAAATATATCAACCAGGTTGCTTTCTCAGGGGCTGAGGAGTTTTTGGAGAAATATAAAGATTCTGCAAAGGATTCAGGGATTATCGGACATTTCGGTCTTGGATTCTACTCTGCATTTATGGTTGCTGAAAAAGTAGAAATTCTTACAAAGTCTTATAAAGATGAACCGGCTGTACGTTGGATCTGCGATGGAAGCCCGGAGTTCACTCTTGAAGAAACTACTGATAAAACCGATAGAGGAACTGAGATCATTCTTCATATTGCTGAAGATTCTGTAGAATTTTTAGAAGAAGGAAAAATCCGTGAACTGTTATTAAAGTATAACAAATTTATGCCTGTTCCGATCAAATTCGGGACAAAAACACATACACTTCCATTACCGGAAGACGCTCCTGAAGATGCAGTAGCTGAAACGGAAGAGGTAGACAATATCATCAACAATCCAGTACCGGCATGGACGATTGCTCCAAGTGAACTGACCAACGAGGATTATATGAAGTTCTACCACGAGCTGTACCCAATGCAGTTTGAGGAGCCTTTATTCAATATTCACCTGAATGTTGACTATCCATTCAACCTTACGGGAGTTCTTTTCTTCCCGAAACTGAGCAACAACCTGAATATTGAGAAAGACAAAATTCAATTATATCAAAACCAGGTATTCGTAACGGACGAAGTAAAAGGAATTGTTCCGGATTTCCTGATGCTTCTGAGAGGAGTTATTGATTCTCCGGATATTCCATTGAACGTTTCCCGTTCTTATCTTCAGGCAGATGGTGCTGTAAAGAAAATTTCATCTTACATCACGAAAAAAGTAGCCGACAAAATGGCTTCTTTAATCAACGAAAACCGTGAAGACTACGAGAAAAAATGGAACGACATTAAGATCGTAATCGAGTATGGAATTGTTACGGAAGAAAAATTTGCTGACAAAGCTGATAAGTTTACCTTATATCCTACTACAGACGGAAAATATTTCCTTTGGGATGAATTGGTTGAGAAAATCAAGCCTATACAAACGGATAAAGACAATAAACTGGTTGTACTATATGCTACCAATGCTGATGAACAACACAGCTACATCCAGTCTGCAAAGGATAAAGGATATGAAGTTCTGTTATTAGACTCTCCTATCACTCCACACGTTATCCAAAAGCTGGAAACTTCAAAAGAAAATATCTCTTTTGCAAGAGTAGATGCAGATCACGTGAATAACCTGATCAAAAAAGATGAGCCGGCAATTTCAAAACTGAGCGAAACTGAAAAAGAATCCTTGAAAAAGAATGTAGAAGAAGCTATTCAGGATTCTAAATTTACAGTTCAGCTTGAAGATCTTGACAGCAATGATGCTCCATTCACTATTACCCAACCTGAGTTCATGAGAAGAATGAAAGAAATGCAGGCGACAGGCGGTGGCGGTATGTTTGGAATGGGAGGTTTCCCGGAGATGTACAATCTTGTAGTGAATTCCAACAGTGAACTTTCTAATCAGATTTTAAAGACTGAGAATACGGAAGAGAAGGAAAGTTTAATCAAATACGCTTTGGATCTTGCCAAGCTTTCACAAAACTTACTGAAAGGAAAAGACCTGACAGATTTTATACAGAAAAGCTATAAGCAACTTGAAAAATAA